The proteins below come from a single Saccharopolyspora sp. SCSIO 74807 genomic window:
- a CDS encoding GNAT family N-acetyltransferase, with protein sequence MSQASRIPVASTMEGVDPLHDPDDEALLDPRQARDLAGLVETAQLASGAIRYGRIGRIGAANAVLNPENPLTSANHACGLWGTLAEVATTLLRLEQSFADAGRSEAVVYASPSTVVEIEGIADDAGWRAVQENMAQLHRSRTTVTVSTEPALDGDLRGIAELIADDAGLSGSGEQRLARSLGHRVDDPRCVLRVLRDAEADRLAGFAQGFTERGIGLVEHVVVRPGRRRRGAGSSLATEVVDELYARGARLIAGHGEEGGAAERFSEACGFEPAYPVTAYARRVDELLD encoded by the coding sequence ATGTCGCAGGCGAGCCGCATTCCGGTGGCCTCCACAATGGAAGGCGTGGACCCGCTGCACGATCCCGACGACGAAGCGCTGCTCGACCCGCGGCAAGCGCGTGACCTGGCCGGACTGGTGGAGACCGCGCAACTGGCCTCCGGTGCGATCCGCTACGGCCGGATCGGCCGCATCGGCGCGGCGAACGCGGTGCTCAACCCGGAAAACCCGCTGACCAGCGCGAATCACGCCTGCGGGCTGTGGGGGACGCTGGCCGAGGTAGCCACGACGCTGCTCCGGCTGGAGCAGTCGTTCGCCGATGCGGGGCGTTCCGAAGCGGTGGTCTACGCCTCGCCGTCCACCGTCGTCGAGATCGAAGGCATCGCCGACGACGCCGGATGGCGCGCCGTGCAGGAGAACATGGCTCAGCTGCACCGTTCTCGGACGACGGTGACGGTGTCCACCGAGCCCGCGCTGGACGGCGACCTGCGCGGCATCGCCGAGCTGATCGCCGACGACGCCGGGCTGAGCGGTTCCGGCGAGCAGCGCCTGGCCCGCTCGCTCGGGCACCGGGTGGACGATCCGCGCTGCGTGCTGCGGGTGCTGCGGGATGCGGAGGCGGACCGGCTCGCCGGATTCGCACAAGGGTTCACCGAGCGGGGCATCGGGCTCGTCGAACACGTGGTGGTGCGGCCGGGCCGCAGGCGCCGGGGCGCGGGCAGCTCGCTGGCGACCGAGGTCGTCGACGAGCTCTACGCGCGCGGCGCCCGGCTGATCGCCGGGCACGGCGAGGAAGGCGGTGCCGCCGAACGGTTCTCCGAAGCCTGCGGGTTCGAGCCCGCCTACCCCGTCACCGCCTACGCGCGGCGGGTCGACGAGCTGCTGGACTGA
- a CDS encoding WhiB family transcriptional regulator, which translates to MTATMRLPKPVAETWEWQLQAACRDLSTSKFFHPENERGSARSNREEQAKQICRRCPVMLACREHALAAQEPYGVWGGLGERERQDLIAKRMTPQQRTAA; encoded by the coding sequence ATGACGGCGACGATGCGGCTGCCCAAGCCGGTGGCCGAGACCTGGGAGTGGCAGCTGCAGGCGGCCTGCCGGGACCTGAGCACCAGCAAGTTCTTCCACCCCGAGAACGAACGCGGCAGCGCCCGCAGCAACCGGGAGGAGCAGGCCAAGCAGATCTGCCGGCGCTGCCCGGTGATGCTGGCCTGCCGTGAGCACGCCTTGGCCGCGCAGGAGCCCTACGGGGTCTGGGGCGGTCTCGGCGAGCGCGAACGGCAGGACCTGATCGCGAAGCGGATGACTCCGCAGCAGCGCACCGCGGCGTGA
- a CDS encoding DUF6158 family protein, with the protein MCTGVPGHRLQEQDLLRELARLHSTRHDTFLHGAPDALREHTAREFELEQEYLRRHPDREVDPRRTREGARGGQLHG; encoded by the coding sequence ATGTGCACCGGCGTTCCCGGCCACCGGCTCCAGGAGCAGGACCTGCTCCGCGAGCTGGCGCGACTGCACAGCACTCGGCACGACACGTTCCTGCACGGCGCACCGGACGCCCTGCGCGAGCACACCGCGCGGGAGTTCGAACTGGAGCAGGAATACCTGCGACGGCACCCGGACCGGGAGGTGGACCCGCGCCGGACCCGCGAGGGTGCGAGAGGAGGCCAGCTTCATGGCTAG